The following are encoded together in the Flavihumibacter fluvii genome:
- a CDS encoding LytR/AlgR family response regulator transcription factor: MKITAVIVEDLSVAAEVLERYCIKSGRVQVIHRFGSVEEALPFLTEQVVDLIFLDVEMPGASGFDLLDKLSYSPQVILTTSKTEYAYNAYEYNVTDFLKKPFTYQRFLDSLGKLRDEAERKEETEEVSHIYIKSDGKLIRLENDDILYIESMGDYVKFITNEKKIITHNTIKNLTSKINPAVFCKVHRSYIINMNKISDVRENMLYIKGTMIPISKANRNIVMSRLKII; encoded by the coding sequence ATGAAAATAACTGCTGTTATCGTTGAAGACCTTTCTGTCGCTGCAGAAGTACTGGAAAGGTATTGTATAAAAAGCGGAAGAGTACAGGTGATCCATCGGTTTGGCTCTGTGGAAGAGGCACTGCCTTTTTTAACCGAACAGGTAGTTGACCTGATCTTCCTGGATGTAGAGATGCCGGGCGCAAGCGGATTCGACCTGCTTGACAAGCTCTCTTATTCACCCCAGGTCATCCTGACAACATCAAAAACGGAATATGCCTATAATGCATATGAGTATAATGTTACGGACTTCCTGAAAAAGCCGTTCACCTACCAGCGATTCCTTGATTCACTCGGAAAACTTCGTGATGAAGCTGAAAGAAAGGAAGAGACGGAAGAAGTGTCCCATATCTATATCAAAAGTGATGGCAAGCTGATCAGGCTGGAGAATGATGATATCCTTTATATTGAAAGTATGGGTGATTATGTAAAGTTCATCACCAACGAAAAAAAGATCATTACCCACAATACCATCAAGAACCTGACATCGAAAATCAATCCGGCAGTTTTTTGCAAGGTACACCGGTCTTATATCATTAATATGAACAAGATATCAGACGTGCGCGAGAACATGTTATACATTAAAGGCACCATGATTCCCATTAGTAAGGCCAATCGCAACATAGTGATGAGCCGTTTGAAAATCATTTAA
- a CDS encoding hybrid sensor histidine kinase/response regulator, whose translation MKTKKGANILSASLGYWEKLAEEYYLRQVNAPESPLKSLIQIGVAVGAINMILCTIMKEYGAAFACLLACCMLLAANFLRLYNREIVAKWLVIISFNAGVMIVSYCVGLRSGVYMYFFPVIFAMIFLIDTKITKELVISEIATIACFGFTFIIAPYATTNTSLSGLEYIYNFRINLAISLVLTGLVAYSILKTLNKKEEDLLGEKSLGDTIFNTSLDAIFIIDLESQLIADCNKRAIELFGINTKKGMFSTPITELLGEAAATRLKAFSPANFTSHSPWFGNMEFSAKDETPIYAYTNIVLFEHQRRRYAKISILDITEVRIAEVETLKAKERAERAAKVKSRFLSNMSHELRTPLNAIIGSTNILHQESHLESQRQMLDVLKHSSEHMLELVNDILDYSKLEADKMELNNVPFNLSELLLKIVGLFKSPVTNKNLSLKYDFEAVKGYVVMGDEMRLHQVLNNLLSNAIKFTEEGMVMVQVQVLMKRSSNITMRFSVKDSGIGIAPEKLHRIFDKFYQTDAETTRKYGGSGLGLAISQYIVQKMGGEMKVESTPGQGSTFSFTITMPIEATKYSYIEEPVEKFEDLQGVRILVAEDNPVNMMIVKRFLAKWNAEVVEAVNGLEALGHFSNQKFDLLLVDLEMPELDGAGVVSRIRKMGSAVPIIAFTAAVYDHMQADLIDKGFNDFIPKPFRPDDLREKIIHYVNRFRVKIA comes from the coding sequence ATGAAAACGAAAAAAGGTGCCAACATATTATCCGCTTCCCTTGGATATTGGGAAAAGCTGGCCGAAGAATACTACCTGAGACAGGTAAACGCGCCTGAATCACCTTTGAAATCGCTTATTCAGATCGGCGTGGCTGTGGGAGCCATCAATATGATTCTTTGTACGATCATGAAGGAGTACGGTGCTGCATTCGCCTGCCTGCTGGCCTGCTGTATGCTGCTTGCCGCTAATTTTTTACGTTTATATAATCGCGAAATAGTTGCCAAGTGGCTGGTTATCATCAGTTTTAATGCCGGGGTGATGATTGTCAGCTATTGTGTTGGCTTAAGGTCTGGCGTATATATGTATTTCTTCCCGGTCATTTTTGCCATGATCTTCCTGATCGACACAAAAATCACCAAAGAACTGGTGATTTCTGAGATCGCAACAATTGCTTGTTTTGGCTTCACGTTTATAATTGCACCTTATGCAACTACCAATACTTCATTAAGTGGCTTAGAGTATATTTATAATTTCAGGATCAACCTGGCCATTTCACTGGTGCTGACCGGACTGGTGGCTTATTCCATCCTTAAAACACTGAATAAAAAAGAAGAAGACCTGCTGGGTGAAAAAAGCCTTGGGGATACCATCTTCAATACATCGCTCGATGCTATTTTTATTATTGACCTCGAATCGCAACTGATTGCCGATTGTAATAAAAGGGCCATTGAATTATTTGGGATCAATACCAAGAAAGGCATGTTCAGTACACCGATCACTGAATTGCTGGGCGAGGCTGCTGCAACACGGTTGAAGGCATTCAGTCCGGCTAATTTCACTTCCCATTCCCCCTGGTTTGGTAATATGGAATTTTCAGCGAAAGACGAAACGCCCATTTATGCCTATACGAATATTGTGTTGTTTGAGCACCAGCGCCGGCGATATGCTAAAATCAGCATATTGGATATTACTGAAGTGCGGATTGCCGAAGTGGAAACCCTGAAAGCAAAAGAGCGTGCCGAGCGGGCGGCTAAGGTGAAATCAAGGTTCCTGAGTAATATGAGCCATGAGCTTAGGACACCACTCAATGCCATCATTGGCAGTACAAATATCCTGCACCAGGAAAGCCACCTGGAAAGCCAGCGCCAGATGCTGGATGTATTAAAACATTCATCCGAACACATGCTGGAACTGGTGAATGATATCCTTGATTACAGTAAGCTGGAAGCAGACAAGATGGAACTGAATAATGTGCCATTCAATTTATCGGAACTGCTGTTGAAAATAGTGGGCTTGTTCAAGAGCCCGGTGACCAATAAAAACCTGTCACTTAAGTATGATTTTGAAGCGGTGAAGGGCTATGTGGTGATGGGTGATGAAATGCGCCTGCACCAGGTATTGAATAACCTCTTGTCGAATGCCATCAAATTCACGGAAGAAGGCATGGTAATGGTGCAGGTCCAGGTGCTGATGAAAAGGAGTTCAAATATTACCATGCGGTTTTCAGTAAAAGATTCTGGAATCGGCATTGCACCCGAAAAGCTCCATCGCATCTTCGATAAATTTTACCAGACCGATGCGGAAACCACCCGGAAGTATGGCGGATCCGGGCTGGGACTTGCCATCAGCCAGTATATAGTCCAGAAGATGGGCGGTGAAATGAAGGTGGAAAGCACACCCGGACAAGGCAGTACTTTTTCATTTACGATAACAATGCCGATAGAGGCCACAAAATACAGCTACATAGAAGAGCCTGTTGAAAAATTTGAAGACCTGCAGGGGGTGCGGATATTGGTGGCGGAAGACAATCCGGTGAATATGATGATCGTGAAAAGGTTCCTTGCCAAGTGGAATGCCGAAGTGGTTGAAGCGGTAAATGGTTTGGAAGCGCTGGGCCATTTTTCGAACCAAAAGTTTGACCTGTTGCTGGTAGACCTTGAAATGCCTGAGCTGGACGGGGCCGGTGTAGTCTCCAGGATCCGGAAAATGGGTTCAGCAGTTCCGATCATTGCCTTTACTGCCGCAGTTTATGACCATATGCAGGCCGACCTGATCGATAAAGGGTTCAATGATTTTATCCCCAAGCCTTTCAGGCCCGATGACCTTCGTGAAAAGATCATCCACTATGTAAACAGGTTCAGGGTGAAAATTGCATAA